Sequence from the Actinocatenispora sera genome:
GTGCGCGCCTACGTTCTGGGGATAGGTGTAGCGCAGCGTCACGATCTGCTGGTGCTTGCCGAGCCAGGCGATCTCGACGGCCGGACCGGCGCCGTCGCCAGCGGCGAGGATCCGGCTGTACGCGGCCGAGCCCAGGTCGGCCACGTCGTCCGCGTCGTCCGAGGCGGCCTTGCCGAACGCCTTCGCGTCGGCCTCGGTGCCGATCACGCTGAGCACCAGAGACGGGTAGTCGGAGTAGAGCACCTGCAGTGCGCAGGCCTTCGCGCCCGAGTTGCTGCTCGCCGCCGCGACCTGGAACTCGGTACCGGTGGCCGCCTGCACGCTGGCGTAGTCGAGCAGGGTGCAGGTGCCGCCCGCCTTGCTCGGCGGGGTGGGTGACGCCGACGGGCTCGGCGCCTTCTCGAACTCCCCGGCGCCGACGGGTGCCGGTGTCGCGGTCTTCGGCTCGTTCGCGGTCGGGTGCTCCAGCCGGGCGCAGCCGGACAGTGCCGCCACGCCTGCCAGCAGGGCACCGGCGAGCGTCATGCGTCTCGTACGCATCGTGTCGGTCTCCCGGGTCAGTCGGTCGGCCGCGCCGCGCGATCGGCTCGTGCGGCGGGCGGTGCGCGTGGCCGGGGTACGGCCCGGCCGGCTCCCCACCGTACGCGGCAGGTGCCGGCGGGGACGGACCGCACGTGCGTGAGCTGGGCCGCATCGACCCGAATATTCGCCAGTTTCCGGTGCGAAACAGCTCAATGTTCCGCGGACAACGCGATCACGCTACGTGTTCAGCCGGCGGACAGTTCACGCATCTCCTCGTCGCTGAGCGTCAGCTGCGCGGCGGCGGTGTTCTCCTCCACGTGCGCGACCGAGCCGGTGCCCGGGATCGGCAGCATCACCGGCGAGCTGGCGAGCAGCCAGGCCAGCGCGACCTGGGCCGGCGTCGCGTCGTGCGCGGCGGCGATCCGGGCCACCGTGCCGGACAGCTCGCCGGCCGCGATCGGGTACCACGGGATGAAGCCGAGGCCCTCCGCCGCGCAGTAGTCCAGCACGTCGGCCGACCGCCGCTCCATCAGGTTGTACAGGTTCTGCACGGACACGATGTCGGCGATCTCGCGGGCCTGGCGGATCTGCTCGACACTGACCTCGGACAGCCCGAGCTGGCCGATCTTGCCCTCCTGCTGCATCATCCGCAGCTCACCGAGCTGGTCACCGAGCGGTACGGCGGGGTCGATGCGGTGCAGCTGGAACAGCTCGAGGCGCTCCACGCCGAGCCGGCGCAGGCTCATCTCGACCTCCTGGCGCAGGTACTTCGGGTGCCCGACCACGTGCCACTCGTTGGGGCCGGTTCGCACGAAGCCCGCCTTCGTGCCGATCACCAGGTCGTCCGGGTACGGGTGCAGGGCGGTGCGGATCAGCCCCTCGGAGACGTACGGCCCGTACGAGTCGGCCGTGTCGATGAACGTCACGCCCAGCTCCACGGCACGGCGCAGCACCCGTACCGCCTCGTCCGGGTCCGCGGGCGGGCCCCAGATACCGGGGCCGGTGATGCGCATCGCACCGAAGCCGAGCCGGCGCACGGTCAGCGCGCCGCCGAGAACGAACTCGCCGCTCGCCGCGGCGACGGGACTGTTCCGGGTCACGATCTGCTCCTTACCTGCTCGCGCCGCCGCTCCGGGAAACGATCTGCGCCCTGCCTGCTCGCGCCGGCGCGCCGACGGTGTGCCTTCGACCCTAACGACGGCGGCGCGGCCGGAGAGGGTGAACCGGGTCGCGGTAACGCGGGAAGCCGCGGGCCGTTAGACACCGCGGAGTGAGCGCAGCACGACGCTGCGCCGTCGAACCTCATGCCGTCGAACTGCCTTAGGAGACCCCGTGCGCGCCACCATGGCCCTCGCCGCCCTCACCACCGCCGCCGCCCTGGTACTGGCCGGCTGCGGCAGCGCCCCCGACCGGCACGCGGCGGCGAAGGCGAGCGCCTCGGCCAGGCCCAGCGCCAGCGCCAGCCGCGCGAAGCCGGCGTCCCCGTCGCCGGCGCCCACCCGGTCGGGCGGGCCGCGCAGCCTGCTCGCGGTCAGCGAGGCGCCGATCGAGCTGTCCGAGACGCAGCAACCGCCCGCCGACGCCGTCGTTGCGTACTGGACCCGCTACGGCACCGCGGTCTCCACCCGGGACCTGCCGGGTTCCGGGCTCGCGGAGGTCGTGACCAGCAAGACCGGAGTCGCCGGTACCGGCAAGCTGGTGGACGCGCTGGCCGCGAAGAACCAGCGGTACCGGGGCAAGCTCGTGGTGAACATCCGCAGCGTCGGGATGGGCGGCGACACCGCCACGGTGGACGCCTGCATCGACCAGAGCCGGTCCCGGCTCACCGATGCCAACGGCAACAAGGTCGCCGAACCGGGCAAGCAGAACATCCTGCCGATCGCGCACACGCTGGTGCACGAACACGGTCACTGGCTGATCGACCGGATCCAGCAGGGCGGCTTCACCTGCTGACCCCGCCCGGGTCAGGCGATGACCCCCGTTCGGTTGGCGTTGACAGCGGTGTGCATCGCTAGCGTGGGGCGCATGCGGATCGGCGAACTGGCGGAGCGGTGCGGTACCAGCACCCGGATGCTGCGCTACTACGAACAGCAGGGGCTGCTGGCCGACCGGCGCGACAGCCTCGGCTACCGGCGCTACCACGAGTCGGACGCCCGGCTGGTGCAGGAGATCCTTGCGCTGCAACGGATCGGGTTCACGCTGGCGGAGGCGAAACCGTTCGTGGAGTGCCTGCGTTCCGGGCACGACAGCGGGGATGCCTGTCCCGCCTCGCTGGAGGTGTACCAGCACAAGCTGGCGGCGCTGGACACCGGCATCGCCCGGCTGACCGCCGCCCGCGACCAGGTCCGCAGCCAGCTCGCCGCGGCCCTGGCCCGCCGTACCGGCGCGCTCGCCGAACCGTGCTGCGAGTTCACCGCCGCCGATCCGGCGGCATCGACCCGAGAGGGGCAGTCATGATCGACACCGGCGAGGTCCGGCCCGTCACCGACGACACGTTCGCCGCCGAGGTGCTCGGCGCCTCGCTGCCGGTCCTGGTGGACTTCTGGACCGACTGGTGCCCGCCGTGCAAGCGGCTCGCCCCGGTGCTCGCCGAGCTCGCCGTCGAGTACGCGGGCCGGGTCGAGTTTCGCAGCATGGACGCCGACGACCAGCCGGAGACCGCGCGTGCGCTGCACGTGCTGGCGTTCCCCACGCTGGCGCTCTACCGCGACGGCGAGCTGATCCGTACCGTCGTCGGCGCGCAGCCAAGGCACCAGCTGCGCAAGCTGCTCGACGCCGCCTGACCGCGGCGGCGACCACGGCCGGTCCGGCGGGTCGCGCACCGCCATGTGCGGCAATATCCTTCTTTGGTCAGCGAACGGCAGAAAGTCATCAACGGATGGAGTTCGCCACGATGACCGAGGATCACTCCGCGCTGGACCGGCGCACCCTGTTCAAGGCCACCCTCGGCGCCGCGACCGTCGCGGTCGTCGGCTCCGAGCTGGCCCCCACCGCGGCCTCGGCGGCCGACGGGTTCGACTTCGTCGTCGACTGCGACGACTGGGGCGCGCGCCCGCCGTCCAGCCCGATCCAGTTGAGCGGCAACGTCACCAACAAGATCATCGTGCACCACATGGAGTTCCCGAACAGCACCGACTACTCGCTGGAGCACGCGAAGCAGCTCGCCCGGGACTGCCAGGACCTGCACATGGACACCAACGGCTGGGCCGACACCGGCCAGCACTTCACCGTCAGCCGCGGCGGGTACGTGCTGGAGGGCCGCCACCGCAGCCTGGAGACGCTGGAAGCCGGTCAGCAGCAGGTGATCGCCGCACACTGCCCCGGCGAGAACGGCAACGCGATCGGCATCGAGAACGAGGGCACGTACTTCACCGAGACCCCGCCGCAGGCGCTGTTCGACGCGCTGACCACGCTGTGCGTCACCGTCTGCCGGCAGTACCGGTTGCACGCGTACGACCTGTTCGGGCACTGGGACTTCCGCGACACCGACTGCCCGGGCGCGGCGTTCTACCGCGAGTTCCCGCAGCTGCGGCGCGCCGTGCAGGCCGGACTCGGGGAGTCCGCGGCCGATGCGCCGGCCCGGCGCTGGCCGGACATCTGGCAGTTCGTCGGCGGACCCGTCGTCCAGCTCGGCCAGTACCTGCTGATCGCCAGCGGCGCGAAACTCACGGCGAGCGGCACGTTCGACCAGAAGACGATCAAGGCCGTGCAGAAATGGCAGTCCCAGCACGGCATCCCGGTCGACCCGGACGCCACCTTCACCACCGCGACCTGGGAGACGCTGGTACCGGCGCTCGAGCCCGGCGCGACCGGCGCCGCCGTCACCGGAGCGCAGACCATCCTCGCGCACAAGGGCTACGCGGTGAGCGCGACCGGCAACTACGACGCGGCGACGCAGGCCGCGGTCACCGCGATCCAGCAGCTGCACGGCCTGCCCACCACGGGCTCGCTCGACCTCACCACCTGGTGCGCGGTCGCCGGCGGCACCGTCCGGGAGTCCCTGTCCTGACCCGGCCGGGCGATCAGTGGCGCAGCGCCGGGTGGTCGCCGATCACGGTCGCGGAGTCGGCCGGGATCTCGGTGAAGCCGGCGTCGTGCACGACCGGCAATCCGGCCGTCGCGAGCCGGCGCCACGCCGCGGTCGCCGCGGTGCGTACCGCGAGCGGGAAGCCGGCGTCGGCCCAGATCTCCCGGGCCGCCGCCGGCAGCGCCGCGTAGGTCAGCTGGGCGCCGTGTCCGGTCTGCGCCATCGCCTTGCCGGCGGTCATCGACAGCGCCGGGTTCAGCCACAGCACCGGGGTACCGGCGGCCGGCGCGGCGGGCGGTTCGGTGTCGTCGAAGTCGGTACCGCCGACCTGCAGCCGGGCGAGGTCGGCGGGCCAGCCGTCCAGCGGTACCGGCGGGAACACCCGCACGGTCGCGGTGCGATGCTGCAGCGTCAACCCGTCCAGCGCCTCGGCCCGCCGCCACTGCGCGCCGCGGGCCCGGCGTACCACCTTGCGGATCCGGCCGTCGGTCCACGCGGTCACCGCGTCGTGCCACTCCCCCGCCGGCTCGGTGCTGCGCGGGTCGGTCAGGAACGTCAGCACCGCCCGGGCGGAGGCCTCCAGCGCGTCGGTGCGCTCCGGCGGCGCGTCCCGCTCCAGCCGCACCACCAGCGGCAGCACGTACTGCGGGGCAGCGTCACGGGGATCGGTGTCACCGGGGTCGGTCGCCGCGTCGTCCACGGCCCGCAGCATGCCACGCGGCCACGCCGGGCGAGCCGCCGACACCACCCGGCGCGGCGCCGATCACCGGTCCGCGTGCCGGTGGGCGACCGTGATCAGGTGGCTGGAGGCGCCCAGCAGGCTCGGCTCCGCCTCCACCCTGCGCAGCTGGTCGAGCACCAGCCGGGTGGAGTCGGGATCGGCCAGCAGCTCGCTCAGTCGATCGCCGAGCTGCCACAGCGACCCCTCCACCGCCAGTACCCGGTCGACCGCCAGGCCCGCCTCCCGCGCCTCGTCGACCGGCTCCTCGGGGCGGTGGAAGTACGCGTCGGTGAAGAAGCCGCGACCCGGTTCGGTGTTGCGGTGCACGCCGGTGTCCAGCGCCCGGTCCACGATCGGGCGGAACCGTGGATCGGCGTAGTGGCCCCGGACGAAGCCGTCGTGCAGCGAGGCGAACCGGCTGATCGTCGCCGCGAACACGACGCCGC
This genomic interval carries:
- a CDS encoding aldo/keto reductase; translation: MTRNSPVAAASGEFVLGGALTVRRLGFGAMRITGPGIWGPPADPDEAVRVLRRAVELGVTFIDTADSYGPYVSEGLIRTALHPYPDDLVIGTKAGFVRTGPNEWHVVGHPKYLRQEVEMSLRRLGVERLELFQLHRIDPAVPLGDQLGELRMMQQEGKIGQLGLSEVSVEQIRQAREIADIVSVQNLYNLMERRSADVLDYCAAEGLGFIPWYPIAAGELSGTVARIAAAHDATPAQVALAWLLASSPVMLPIPGTGSVAHVEENTAAAQLTLSDEEMRELSAG
- a CDS encoding MerR family transcriptional regulator, producing MRIGELAERCGTSTRMLRYYEQQGLLADRRDSLGYRRYHESDARLVQEILALQRIGFTLAEAKPFVECLRSGHDSGDACPASLEVYQHKLAALDTGIARLTAARDQVRSQLAAALARRTGALAEPCCEFTAADPAASTREGQS
- a CDS encoding thioredoxin family protein, which gives rise to MIDTGEVRPVTDDTFAAEVLGASLPVLVDFWTDWCPPCKRLAPVLAELAVEYAGRVEFRSMDADDQPETARALHVLAFPTLALYRDGELIRTVVGAQPRHQLRKLLDAA
- a CDS encoding peptidoglycan recognition protein family protein, with the translated sequence MTEDHSALDRRTLFKATLGAATVAVVGSELAPTAASAADGFDFVVDCDDWGARPPSSPIQLSGNVTNKIIVHHMEFPNSTDYSLEHAKQLARDCQDLHMDTNGWADTGQHFTVSRGGYVLEGRHRSLETLEAGQQQVIAAHCPGENGNAIGIENEGTYFTETPPQALFDALTTLCVTVCRQYRLHAYDLFGHWDFRDTDCPGAAFYREFPQLRRAVQAGLGESAADAPARRWPDIWQFVGGPVVQLGQYLLIASGAKLTASGTFDQKTIKAVQKWQSQHGIPVDPDATFTTATWETLVPALEPGATGAAVTGAQTILAHKGYAVSATGNYDAATQAAVTAIQQLHGLPTTGSLDLTTWCAVAGGTVRESLS
- a CDS encoding peptidyl-tRNA hydrolase; protein product: MDDAATDPGDTDPRDAAPQYVLPLVVRLERDAPPERTDALEASARAVLTFLTDPRSTEPAGEWHDAVTAWTDGRIRKVVRRARGAQWRRAEALDGLTLQHRTATVRVFPPVPLDGWPADLARLQVGGTDFDDTEPPAAPAAGTPVLWLNPALSMTAGKAMAQTGHGAQLTYAALPAAAREIWADAGFPLAVRTAATAAWRRLATAGLPVVHDAGFTEIPADSATVIGDHPALRH
- a CDS encoding class I SAM-dependent methyltransferase; this encodes MADILEYYRRGGEQTRLGAGAGLLEALRTRDILARYLPAPPASVLDVGGATGAYAGALATGGYRVHVVDPVPEHVERAGTVPGVTAEVGDARRLRQPDASVDAVLLLGPLYHLLERADRVTSWREAARVLRPGGVVFAATISRFASLHDGFVRGHYADPRFRPIVDRALDTGVHRNTEPGRGFFTDAYFHRPEEPVDEAREAGLAVDRVLAVEGSLWQLGDRLSELLADPDSTRLVLDQLRRVEAEPSLLGASSHLITVAHRHADR